The Rhinolophus sinicus isolate RSC01 linkage group LG15, ASM3656204v1, whole genome shotgun sequence region CTTGGAATTGGGAACTAATTGGAAAGGGGAGCTAGTGGCATTGGgaaaattggggggggggtgctTTGGCCTAGGATAGAGCAGTATAGGCAAGGGCAGGGGGAGATGATGTGCTGACCTTGCCAGGGAAGTAGGAGCTGTTTTTGAACTTGCGCAGCATCATGGCAAAGAAGAAGGTGCCAGCCATGAGCACAAGGGAGAGGAGGGCTGTGTTGGGCAGGGCGGCCTGAGGTTTGGGCTCCATTGTCACGTTGTGCTGATAATGCTGCTGTAGTGGGTGGGCCTGGAAGATCTGCAGCAGAAAACCAGGCATTGTGttccctcccatccatccatccatccatctatcatccatccattattcatccatcatccatcatccatccaccatccatccatccatccatccatccatccatccatccatccatcatccatccatccatccatcatccatccatccatccatcatccatccatcatccatccatcatccatccaccatccatccatcatccatccaccatccatccatccatccatccattcatccatccatccatccatccatcatccatccatccatccatcatccatccatccatccatcatccatccatcatccatccatccatccatccatccatccatccatccatctatccatccatcatccattcacCTATCTTTTATCTCAGCTGACATGGTAACAGAGGAGCAATGGGATTCTACAGCTTGTTTTTCAGGAGTGAGGACCAGGCTAGGCTTGGGTGGGGTGGGCCATGAAGgcaatgagtgtgtgtgtgtttgtgtgtgtgtgaacacccAGGGCCTGGGAGAGATGAGAAGCCTGACGAGGAGGACACAAGTGTCAAGGAGGTTCCTACAAAGGGCTTCAAGGACTTTGAAAGATCTACCAACCAACAGAATCAGGGAGAGAAATACATTGCCCATCTTCCtccatataaaatgtaaatacagagGCAGGCATGATTtaaagtgacagagctgagggGGCAGAGTACTCTATCTGCAGACCCTGTGGTTCTTGAGGGCAAGTGTAAGAGAGGGAGGGTGGACTTTAGAGCCTTGAGAACCCCCACGGCCCCCACCACACATGCAGTTTCCCATTTCAGTCTCAAACACCAAGTTGCCCATTAGTCACTCTGGGTGTGGTTATAAATGCAGACATGTGCACACAGAAGTACCCTCTCATACACAGTCACTCTGCACAGCCATAGCAATACCGGCAGCAGGTGTCAACATGTATGTGGTCATAGTCACATACCATGAGAACACGGCCATACAAATGTCATACAGACATGTGTGCAGTGACACACACAGTCAGAGTTTATACCCAGtctcacacatgcacacgccCATGTATGTTCACAGTCCCACCTTTATTAGCTTGGTGAAGGTCTCATAGATGAAGATGAGGGAGATGAGGAAGGAGAAGATCTCCTGAGTGTAGCGGGAGATGAAGCGGACCAGGAAGCTGCCCTCAAaggccaccaccagcaccaccagcaggaTGAGCCAGAAGCCGATCCACACACGGCCCACGAGGTAGTCCAGGTCATTGTTGTTGCAGAACTGTAGGGTGGTCAGAGGGAGCTAGGGTCAGGCAAATGGGCCCAACACTGTGCATCAGGCAGGGGGGACCAGGGGCCATTTAGGGTCACAGTGGGGCCAGAACAGAGCTACCGAGAGGAAGGCTTCCTCAAACACGAGCAGGGGCCCTGAGAAGCCAAGCACAAGCAGGGGCTGAGCTGCCAGGAGGGCAAAGAGGATGCCCTGCACCGCAGTGGAGATGAGTAGCTCTGACACCCCCATCAGATTCTGGGTCTTCTCGCCTGTGGGTAGAAGTTACAGTGAGGTCAAAGTCAGGAGATCATTTCCAGGGGCCAGTGGAGCATTTCACGGGCAAACTGATGTAGGGATCCAGAGTGTTAAATCGGATCAGAAGTCAGAGATCACACAGAGGCCAGAGGATCAGAAATAAGGATTTGGGGGCATACAGAGGCACGGACCCAGGAGGCCGCCGAAGGTGATGGCTGGTGACAGGGCAGCAAAGTAGATGAAGATGACGGCAGCCAGGACCTGGGGGCTGAGTGCGTCTGTGATGTCACTCAAGTAGCGGGGGTAACGGCGCTTTATGTCACGCACCAGGCCCCCAAAGAGTTTGCCTGTTCGTTGCAGAGGGTCATCTGGGCCACCAGGGACCCCTGGACCCCCGTTCAAATCTGTAATGAAGGATAGGACCACGGTCACAGGAGCAGCAGGGAGAGGTGTGGGAAGACAGGCGATGAGGTGGGTATTGTCTGATGGGAATAGGGCAGCCAAGGAGGCGGGGTGGCGTGAGGACAGGGAGAAGGGACACCAGGGCATTTGATGGGAAGGGGGGGAGGCAGGGGCTCACAGGGCTGTGCTGGGGTGTCTGAGGGTCTGTGGGGGCTCTCGGAAAGCCTTGGGCTGGGCGGGGCAGGTACCTAAGCCCTTGTAGAAGCTGCGGTCTGGCTTGGCAGTGCTGGGCAGGTAGCGTCTCCGCAGCAGCTCCCTCTGCACAGGCACCAGACTGAGCAGAGCCTGCTCTGAGGGGGCATCTGAGGGAGGCAGCACCAGGCTGCAGTCCAGGAAGCTCTCCAGGGAGCGCACCAGCTCCCCCCGACTCTGGGCCAGGTAAGCATCCATGCGGAACACCTGGGGGCCAGAGAGAGGGTCAGGAGTGTCTGAACCTGCTGGGCAAAAGGACTCGAGTCCACGGCCGGGCCCCCGAGGACCAGAACCCTCTCACCCAACTCCTTGCTAGAAActgcttttcctcctcccccactgtgAAAGGGCTTTGGGGAGGCAGAGCAGGCCCTgagtggggaaaagggaaagaactAAAGCAAACAACACAGGTGGCTTACAGCAGACCAGACGGAACCAGATCAGGCTGGACTTGACCAGGCAGAACCAGGCCAGAGTGGCCAGACTAGGCCAGGCCGGATCAGGCAAGGCTGAACCCGACTACAAAGGCCTGGACTACCCCTGGCCAGACAGGTCAGAAGCAGCTGGATTAGACTGAATGGACCAAGTTAGCGAAGCTAAAGTGACCCAGGCTAGCCCAGGCTGGAGAACGGGCCTCAGTAGCCACCCAGCTCCTGGGATCCCCCAGCCCTTGCTGGCCCCTCCTCACTCTCTCCGACATGAGGGTGGCAGCCGCCCGACCCAGCTGGGTGTAGTCCGTGTGAGGGACCTCGGGTCCCAGCAACACAAGGAGAAAGCGCACGGGGACAGGCAGCTCCACTGTATCTTCCAGCTCCACGGCCTCTTGCAGCCGCACGAATCCTAGAATGGGCCGCTCCAGGAAGGTGGCACGGCCTGCGAGAAGATGGGGGATGTGACGTGGTCACGCTAGGCTGTGGGGGCGCTGCTGGGGTCCGGCCTTAGGTAGAGACAGGCTGGGTCAGGATGAGGTGGAAGCAGGGGTGTGGAGGGATGATAGCAGGGGCACCGCCGCTTACCCACTAGCACCAGGGTGGCCTCAGAATCCGGAGGGATCTTTTCCAAAATTCCAGACGGCGAGCGCCCTTCTGTACCTCCCTCTCCCTGTTGGAAGGCAGGTGGTAAGGGGAGCATCTGGcgcctgcctcccctccccactctgatTTCTAACCATGTTCAGGTTGAGGCTTTCTGGCTCTCTCCACACACTCCTGGTATGGGCTCACCTGTTCACAAAAGAGCTTTGTCTCCAGTGAGGGGTGTTGGGGGAGCAGAGGCTCTGAGGGTTCCCCAGAACGTGTCACAACCGTGGGCTTCACACCCCCTAGGGCCTCTAGGTCTCCGGCATGGCTGCAGGACACACAGGGGACATGGGCTGAGTAAGTTGTTCGGGTTGGACTCTCAGCAGAGTAGACTGGTTGTGGGAGGGATCAAGTAGGAATTCTTAGTGACCGGACTAGAGAGAGaccctggggaggaaggagaatcAGCCTCTTCTGAAGGAGCCTGTGGATGTAAGCAGGTGGCCTCTGTCTGGAATAACTAGGTAGAGTCAGATGAATAGATGTAGGCAAGGGCCTTGAGAGTCGCCCTCTTGGGGACCATTGGCCCCCAAATCTGAGCATGGAGACATGGCCACCCCTAAAGAGGTGATAGAAGCAGGAGCCATCCTAGAAGAAAAGTAAGCCTCAGCCTGGTGGGGGAAGGGCCACTGGACTTCCAGGGAGAGCTTGGGGCAGGTGGGCTGGGAAGGTGGGCTTTTGGGGAGTGGAGTCCATGCCCAGGCCAGCCGGGGTACCTGTGTTTGAGTAGCAGAATCCGGAGCAGCTCATCTCGGTCCTGAGGCCGGATCTGCTCTTCGTAGATAAACCTGTCCAGCAGTTGGTTGGCCACCCCGGCCAGGGAGGTCTCTGACAGGTCCAGGAGGACAGTCCCTGAAGGCAGTGGAGGAGGTGTAAGCTGGACAGCTGGACTGTGGCCCTACTCCCCACCAAACCTCACATTCAGGGTTTGCAGAGGGGCCCAGCAGGGCTCACCCTTGGCAAAGGTGCTTTGCAGCTCCAGGAGGCTCCAGAAATTGAGGTAAGACAGGTGCGGGCGGCCCCAGGCTCCATCCGGCCCCAAGTTCTCCTCCAGTTGAACCCAGTGCGCTGCCTCCATCCATCGCAGCTCCTGATTCTTCTCGTCCATCACCAATTCATGCAGCTCTACGTAGACCTGCAGCCCCATAGACCTGAGTTAGTCCGTCAGGCTCAGGGAAGGGCCGTGAGGAGACTAGCTCAGGGCATGGTGGGCACCCTGCAGGTTCTGAGAGATGCTTGTGGGAAGCCCAGGGCCCTGGAGCACTTGGGGGCAGGTCGTGAGCTCAGAGGGTCTGTCCAGAGCTCCAGCCTGGAGTGTCAATGAGGTGGGAAGTATGGGGAGATGCTCGAGGGTCCCGTAGGTACAGCCCACACTCCTGGCTCTATTCCTTAGCTTCCTGACCAGGCCTCTGACCCCATTGTAGAGGCATTTGGGGACCCTCCAGACTAAAAGGGGTGATAGAGTGGGTactggaagggaaaggagagggaagtcTTTTGGTTATTGGGTCATCTCTTGCCTCTAAGATTGTGGAGCGGACGTGTCAATCAGCTTgtctttgggtttctttggggcCAGGTGGCTACTCTCAAGGGCCTACCTGAGGGCAAACCCAATTTTCTAACCAGCCAAGCAGTCTGGGGCCCACCAGGGACGTGGGGGTCCTGGGTAGAGAAGAGCATTATTTAATTCTGTGCTTCCCCAGGGAGCACCTGATAACTTAGCCGGGGCCACAGGGCCTGCAGGCTCAGACCTCCAACAGCTAGTTTCTCTCTGGTTTGCAAACTCCCACCTCAGTGAAAGGGGACTGTCCTCTTCCCTTCTACCGGTTTCCCAGGACCCCCACTCCTTCTCAGCCTGTTTGCTGCCTGTTTGAAGCTTTGCCTTCCCTCCACACCTTCCCTCTACACCTCCCGACCCCTGGTAGAATGGTGGGGCCCAAGAGCAACACAGGAAGGAGAACTGGGGGAGGCTGGGGTCCTCACCTCGTGGGTGCCTGGCTGCGATGTGGTGTGGTAGTCTGTGGCTGTTGGCTCGGTGAGGTCAGCTGAAAACCCAGAGGTTGGTTAGTGCTGCCCCCGACAATCCTGTGCCACCACCATGAGCCTCAGGCCCCtggtgcccccacccctccccttccGCTCAGTGGGCTGTGGCTCCCCGTGCCTGTTCTAGGCCCAGCCTGGCTCTATCACTCTCCATCTGAGCACTGTGGAGGACCTGGGACTCATCCTCAGTGATGCTCGGGAGCGTCATCTCCAAGGTGATTGGAGAATCCTAAATGTCAATTTTCAGGAGTCTCTTAGGGTCTCCTCCCCTTGTGCCACCTTTGGGGTcccattcccttccttcttttcaccTGCCTCAGCAATCCCACCAGCCCATAGCTTCTCCTTGCCTCCAAGCTGAGCTCTGGGCCCCAGGGTGGGGTCTGCCCTTATATTGCccccacacccccctcccccaaccctcatTTCCCAGAGGGGCCTCTTATCTTCAATACCAATTGCCTGCACTTAGGTCCTGTTGACAGTAAATAGGTGCCTGCCTTGGGCTCCCAGTTAAGACCTTGGACAGACTGAGGAAGTCTTCTTGATGTCTCTCTGCCCTGGGGGTCCCCACAGCCCCCCATGTGTCAGGACCTCTGGACCCCTCAAACAAAATGAAGTTGCCAGAACAAGCTTAGTGCCTGGCCGAGAAGCCAGCATTGAATGGGCGTGGGTGACATGTGGCCTCCTGCCCTTGTCCCAGACAGGCCTGGCTGCCCTCTCACAAACCTAAGGGGTGCAGTGACGGTGACGGGTGACTGGCCCCGTCCCCACCCCTCCAGTTCCGTCCTGTGATCATTTCAAACAAAACTCTGTTTATCCTTCAATCAGCCAGGATTGTGGGAGAACtagccctggggctggggcagggggagtgtggaggaggggggaggacTCGTTCCCCAACTGTCCGGGTCCAGGACTCAGCATCTCATACCAGCAGAGAAAGGGACACAGGGCTcaccttctggctcttccacCTGGACCACAAGGCCGACTGGGTGTTCATATTCCTCCTGCTCTAGAATCTCCTCCAGCCCCTCTTCGTAATCCTCCTGTGGAAAGCGGCCATCAGGACTGGGCTATGAGGGGCTCCTTGAGCCCCCATGAAGGTAGGAGTCCAGAGCCCTAAGGTAAGAGCCCTGTAGATGCCATGAAAGACTCACCTGGGAATCCCCCATGGTGCTGTCCTGAGTTTCCGATTATCCACAGGGATCCAAGCCCCCAGCATAACCCGCACTGCAGGTCCCTGCAGGGAAGGGGCACAGGCTGAATGAGGCACAAGACATCTTGGGGTCTCCTGGCTCTCCCCCAGAGGGAGCTATATTTGAGTGAAGGGGGCTCCCAGGTGTTGGGAGACAGTGGGTTCAGAGGAAGGAGATGTGGGTGTGGATTTGTAGATGTGAGGGCAGGTATGCAGGGGCCAGGAGAGATCGGGCAGCTTGGCTGGCATCAGTCTAAGGGTGTTTGAGGAGGATGGGGGTGTCCTTCAAATCTGACTCCCTTCTCCATTCTCCAGTCCTCACCTGGTTTCTTTTCCTGCCCATCCCCAGGAGTCAGGCAACCTCAAGGCAGCATGACCTGTCCCCTCTTCAGGGGGCTTAGCTCCCCGGAGAATTTCTACGACACACCCTCTTCTCCCAGAAATGACCACTTCACACTGACATGGGGTGTAGCACCCTTGGGAATGGCCTGCCGTCCTGAATGAGGTGCCCCTGCTTGCCTCCCCCACCTCATCTTGAACTCCGTCTCTTTTGTTCTCTCCCCAGGTATCCCATAGGCCTCCTTACCAGCcctttcctgccccagggcctttgcacaggcagTTGTCCACATCCTAGAGGCCCCTCCCCCTACGCCCTAGCCCTTCTCATATCTCAGTTccaatgtcacctcttcagattCTTTCACTGACCATCCTAACATTCACTGACCCAATTTGTCATTTTCTGGTTTCTTGATTCATTAGTGCATATATTGTCTGATAATGCCTCTAGAAGGGAAGACCCTACATGTCTCAATCCCCACTGAATCCCCCACTCCTAGCAGAATggttgcacatagtaggtgctcaataaatacatgtagaGTGAATGTAAGAATGTGTCCCTTTGCTGGCTTGGGGCTCTAGGACTATGGAATCAGGATGCCTAGGACCCAGTCAGGAGACTACCGAGTCCTGCGCCTGTTTTCTGAGTTGTGTCTCTAGCAGAGAGGAAAGTATGCCCACCCCAGGAATGCAAGGACAAGCCTGAGGGGAGGACAGGGGTCCCCGAGGGTGGCCCCAGGCTGGGTGTAGAGGgaattcctttcctctctcacccATTGTGGTGACAGGGATTTGGGTGATGTTGACAAATGTGCCCACTCTGTGCCTGCACGGTGCTGAGAAGAGGGATGCTGAGATGAATAAGACACTGTCCCTATTCTCAAGAAGCTCCCAGCCCTGACTGGGAGACAAGCCAGGAACACATGACAGGCTAAGGGGAATGTACTGGGTCCCAAGGATCTGTATGGAAGGAGAAGGAATAGGAGTCTTCGGTGGAGTTTGGGATGCAGTGTCTCTGAAGGAGACACTGGTGCTGGACCGAGGAGCAGCAGTAGGATTTGAAAGGCTGAGAGCTGGGGAGGGACAGCTCAGGTGTGAGGAAAGGTGAGCAGATGTACAGAGTTAGGACCATGCAGGACAGGGCTGGGTGTTGTGTGAGGTAATAGGGCAGAGAGTGTATacagaaagaactaaacaaagaaCTTCCTTTCGGAGGAATGGATGGCCCTGCAGTCCTTAGAGGTAGGGAGAGGGGCATGACCCTCcaaacagaaaggcaggggtCCCTGCCTTGGGGGTGGTGGGGTAAGTGATGGCCATGGGAGGGTCCCAGAGCCTGGTGATGGGACAGTTTGTACTGCACAGGACATGCCCCTTGAGGATCCTGATCCCAtaccttttctctccctctctgttccTCCTGTGCCCTTCTCCCCAGGTTCCCTGCTtgcctcttcttccatctttatTCTCTTGTTCCCCTCTCTGGCCTTGTCCCTTCCTGGGCCTCAGAGCCCTGGCAGCCTCAAAGGTGTAAAGCTTTAGGTCTTGAAAGTTCCACTCATGGGGCTGGGACTGTGGCCTCTGTTTCCCATCTGAAAGGTGGGATGGTTAGAGGGGCCCTCCAGGGCCAGAGAATCCAGAGATCCAGGCTGCCTCTGCCACTGACTGGCCAGGCTTGAGTAGCTCCCAGCCTCTCTCTAGGCCTTTGTCATTTCATCTGTACTATGGGGGGGCCTTCACACCAGGGTTCTGAGACATcagtgagagagaagaggggagaatgGAGGTGACTTGAGTTCAGCTGGGGCCTTAGAGGGTGCACCCATGACCCAGATTGCTGCCCCCACCAGGCCAAGCCAGCACCCAGCTGCAGGCCTTGCTCTGTCTGTCACTGATAAGAACCTGTTCCCTGATCGCTGCCCTGTGTCTGGAAGCACACCAAACACCTGGCCAGCCAGCAAGCCAGGGCaaggccagataaggtgagtggGGCATCTGGAACCCAGGAGGTAGAGCACAGCTggaagaggctgggctggggggtggggtgaccAGATGATAGGGAGGGCTCCCTGGTGTTATATCACCACCTTTGCGTAATTGCGCCCGCATTGCACCAAGCTGTTCGGCTTTATCTCATAATCCCAAACCACTCTGTGAAGTGGATAatatcattagccccattttacagatgagaaagctgagttTAGAGACGTCTACCTACTTCGGTCCCCTTGTAGGTAGGTCTCAGAGGCAGGATTAAACCCTGGCCTAACTGGCTCCAGCTACATCTCTAATCATTATACTGAGTTGCCCCCCAGAAGAGAAAACAACTATTAGCTACCTTATTGTTAGTGATTAAGAGCGTGGACTCCACAgttagactgcctgggttcaaatcccagccttgCCACTAGCcataactgtgtgaccttgggcaagtgactcaacctctctgtacttcagttttctcatctgtaaaatgggttaataatgGTATCTACCTCATAGACCTGTTATAACATTAAGTTCAtatcatatatagatatatagatatagatatagatgtatagatatatatatagcatttaaaatagtgtctggcacataaggAGCTCTATATAAACATTTGCCATCATTATCACTGCTAATAATGATCAAGGTCAGACTTGCTATCTTCATCCCTCCCTGATTTTCCTTCAATTCCCATGGAATTAGCCTAAGTGCTTTGAAATCTTCTGGTGGTAGGGGactcctccttttcctccaaaCACTCTCTAGGGTAGAACAGTACCAGGTCTCCCTGGTAGATTCCCTGAAATGTCCCAAACGGGAAGCAATGTCAACTTTTCTCCTAGGAGGGAGGTAGGGTAGCCTAGGGATCCCCATACATGGAACAAAGAAGGGACTGGGGGGGTGAAACTTGTGTCTGTAGGATCTGAGGGTCTCATAAATAGGGGCCTGCCAAGgaacctcccccccacacacatacactcacacaccaGCCACAAACACCTTTGCAGCCACGtgccagttttttttccttctaacacTGGCTGGTTTTCCTAACACTGGCCGCCCCACTCACCCCAGCTACAGGTGCCAATGGGCTTGTGCCCTTAGGGGTAACAACACACAGTGAAACGTTCTCACTCCTCCCACCTGCATCCCTTTTGGAGGTCAGGCATCTGTGACCACTTGGGCAAAGATTTACACTGGGCACCTGCAGAAACCCTCAGGACCAGCACCGCAGCACCACCCCTAGACTTTCCCTGCTCACCTGCTCACGAGTCTTGGGGTCCCTCCGGGAACTCCTACAGCTGCTGGTGCCCTCTGCAACCAGCTGAGCTCACACCCGCTCTCTAACCGCACAGGTTCTTGCTCCTTTGCCCTGGGGGCAGCTTGCAAACCCCTGACTCATGCCGCCACCTCCTAATCTGC contains the following coding sequences:
- the SLC4A1 gene encoding band 3 anion transport protein isoform X2, producing MDEKNQELRWMEAAHWVQLEENLGPDGAWGRPHLSYLNFWSLLELQSTFAKGTVLLDLSETSLAGVANQLLDRFIYEEQIRPQDRDELLRILLLKHSHAGDLEALGGVKPTVVTRSGEPSEPLLPQHPSLETKLFCEQGEGGTEGRSPSGILEKIPPDSEATLVLVGRATFLERPILGFVRLQEAVELEDTVELPVPVRFLLVLLGPEVPHTDYTQLGRAAATLMSERVFRMDAYLAQSRGELVRSLESFLDCSLVLPPSDAPSEQALLSLVPVQRELLRRRYLPSTAKPDRSFYKGLDLNGGPGVPGGPDDPLQRTGKLFGGLVRDIKRRYPRYLSDITDALSPQVLAAVIFIYFAALSPAITFGGLLGEKTQNLMGVSELLISTAVQGILFALLAAQPLLVLGFSGPLLVFEEAFLSFCNNNDLDYLVGRVWIGFWLILLVVLVVAFEGSFLVRFISRYTQEIFSFLISLIFIYETFTKLIKIFQAHPLQQHYQHNVTMEPKPQAALPNTALLSLVLMAGTFFFAMMLRKFKNSSYFPGKLRRVIGDFGVPISILIMVMVDFFIQDTYTQKLSVPEGLQVSNTSARGWVIHPLGLRSPFPTWMMFASALPALLVFILIFLESQITTLIISKPERKLIKGSGFHLDLLLVIGMGGVAALFGMPWLSATTVRSVTHANALTVMGKASAPGASAQVQEVKEQRLSGLLVSVLVGVSILMGPILSHIPLAVLFGIFLYMGVTSLSGIQLFDRILLLFKPPKYHPDVPFVKRVKTWRMHLFTGIQIICLALLWAVKTFPETSLALPFVLILTVPLRRLLLPLIFRNLELQCLDADDAKPTFDEEEGQDEYDEVAMPV
- the SLC4A1 gene encoding band 3 anion transport protein isoform X1; this translates as MGDSQEDYEEGLEEILEQEEYEHPVGLVVQVEEPEADLTEPTATDYHTTSQPGTHEVYVELHELVMDEKNQELRWMEAAHWVQLEENLGPDGAWGRPHLSYLNFWSLLELQSTFAKGTVLLDLSETSLAGVANQLLDRFIYEEQIRPQDRDELLRILLLKHSHAGDLEALGGVKPTVVTRSGEPSEPLLPQHPSLETKLFCEQGEGGTEGRSPSGILEKIPPDSEATLVLVGRATFLERPILGFVRLQEAVELEDTVELPVPVRFLLVLLGPEVPHTDYTQLGRAAATLMSERVFRMDAYLAQSRGELVRSLESFLDCSLVLPPSDAPSEQALLSLVPVQRELLRRRYLPSTAKPDRSFYKGLDLNGGPGVPGGPDDPLQRTGKLFGGLVRDIKRRYPRYLSDITDALSPQVLAAVIFIYFAALSPAITFGGLLGEKTQNLMGVSELLISTAVQGILFALLAAQPLLVLGFSGPLLVFEEAFLSFCNNNDLDYLVGRVWIGFWLILLVVLVVAFEGSFLVRFISRYTQEIFSFLISLIFIYETFTKLIKIFQAHPLQQHYQHNVTMEPKPQAALPNTALLSLVLMAGTFFFAMMLRKFKNSSYFPGKLRRVIGDFGVPISILIMVMVDFFIQDTYTQKLSVPEGLQVSNTSARGWVIHPLGLRSPFPTWMMFASALPALLVFILIFLESQITTLIISKPERKLIKGSGFHLDLLLVIGMGGVAALFGMPWLSATTVRSVTHANALTVMGKASAPGASAQVQEVKEQRLSGLLVSVLVGVSILMGPILSHIPLAVLFGIFLYMGVTSLSGIQLFDRILLLFKPPKYHPDVPFVKRVKTWRMHLFTGIQIICLALLWAVKTFPETSLALPFVLILTVPLRRLLLPLIFRNLELQCLDADDAKPTFDEEEGQDEYDEVAMPV